A part of Octopus sinensis linkage group LG7, ASM634580v1, whole genome shotgun sequence genomic DNA contains:
- the LOC115214377 gene encoding uncharacterized protein LOC115214377: MKHPVKVSTFNARTLKSMFQMSELAASVINFDINILCVQEHCLFHEDHDLEHHELDKNWTFVSVSPWINFINSTIGGVGLLLSPHALNSVEKITSRIMVANFNGNPSTTVTWCYSSINVNDEEGVINVYNDRLLYDLYQNTTSSLLADI, encoded by the coding sequence ATGAAGCATCCTGTTAAAGTATCGACTTTCAATGCAAGAACTTTGAAATCTATGTTTCAAATGTCAGAACTTGCTGCATCAGTTATCAACTTTGATATCAACATCCTGTGTGTACAGGAACACTGTCTCTTCCATGAAGATCACGATTTAGAGCATCATGAACTCGATAAAAACTGGACTTTTGTGTCTGTATCTCCATGGATAAACTTTATTAATAGCACCATCGGCGGAGTAGGATTATTACTCAGCCCGCATGCCCTAAACAGCGTTGAGAAAATAACATCTAGAATAATGGTTGCCAATTTCAACGGTAACCCTTCTACTACTGTCACCTGGTGCTACAGCTCAATAAATGTCAACGATGAAGAAGGGGTCATAAATGTTTACAATGATCGTCTCTTGTACGATCTTTACCAAAACACAACATCCTCATTATTGGCGGACATATGA